From Lolium perenne isolate Kyuss_39 chromosome 5, Kyuss_2.0, whole genome shotgun sequence, a single genomic window includes:
- the LOC127300800 gene encoding 3-ketoacyl-CoA synthase 17 → MSSSMAAVVSSLRALPLTVLVPLVASALAFVVTVLRRVLRRQRPVYLLNYSCHLPDAERQCNLEVCEYFGLRSGRYTDETADFMRLIFRKSGLGQETFAPPFIFSGKFEKTQAFAIQEAEEGLFTVVSQLLAKSDVHPRDVSVLVVACSMFSPKPSLASMIVRRFKMKDDVKSYSLAGMGCSAGTVGIDMAARALRVQRRPGYALVVVTENTSLNWYFGNNKHMLVTNCIFRVGSAAALITDVPARRADAKYELLRTLRTHHGADDAAYNAAVQMEDEDGMVGVALTKDLVRVAGAGLRQHIATLAPYVLPVSELLRYVYRVAWAYSGGNPKAAAALVPDFQRAFEHMCIHSGGKAVIDTVAKLMGFGPSVVEPARATLHRFGNTSSSLVFYELAYFEAKRRVRAGDRLWMLAFGTGFKACSNVWRALRDAAPDADNPWNGCAHRYPAALPVPTPRRANYQPQQHEQPPPPPPPQQQ, encoded by the exons ATGTCGTCGTCCATGGCCGCGGTCGTGTCGTCGCTCCGCGCCCTCCCGCTCACCGTCCTCGTCCCGCTTGTAGCCTCGGCGCTCGCCTTCGTCGTCACCGTCCTCCGCCGCGTGCTTCGGCGGCAGCGGCCGGTTTACCTGCTCAACTACAGCTGCCACCTCCCGGACGCGGAGCGGCAGTGCAACCTGGAGGTGTGCGAGTACTTCGGGCTCCGGTCGGGCCGCTACACCGACGAGACCGCCGACTTCATGCGGCTCATCTTCCGCAAGTCCGGCCTCGGGCAGGAGACCTTCGCGCCGCCCTTCATCTTCTCCGGCAAGTTCGAGAAGACGCAGGCCTTcgccatccaggaggccgaggagGGGCTCTTCACCGTGGTGTCGCAGCTGCTGGCCAAGTCCGACGTGCACCCGCGCGACGTCAGCGTCCTCGTCGTCGCCTGCTCCATGTTCTCCCCGAAGCCCTCCCTGGCGTCCATGATCGTGCGCCGCTTCAAGATGAAGGACGACGTCAAGTCGTACAGCCTCGCCGGGATGGGGTGCAGCGCCGGCACGGTGGGCATCGACATGGCGGCGCGCGCGCTGCGGGTGCAGCGCAGGCCAGGGTACGCGCTGGTGGTGGTGACGGAGAACACCAGCCTCAACTGGTACTTCGGCAACAACAAGCACATGCTGGTCACCAACTGCATCTTCCGCGTCGGCAGCGCCGCCGCGCTCATCACCGACGTGCCGGCCCGCCGCGCCGACGCCAAGTACGAGCTGCTCCGCACGCTGCGCACGCACCACGGCGCCGACGACGCGGCCTACAACGCCGCCGTGCAgatggaggacgaggacggcATGGTCGGCGTCGCGCTCACCAAGGACCTCGTGCGCGTCGCCGGCGCGGGGCTCCGCCAGCACATCGCCACGCTCGCGCCCTACGTGCTGCCTGTCTCGGAGCTGCTCAG GTACGTGTACCGTGTGGCGTGGGCGTACAGCGGCGGCAAcccgaaggcggcggcggcgctggtgcCGGACTTCCAGCGCGCGTTCGAGCACATGTGCATCCACTCCGGCGGGAAGGCGGTGATCGACACGGTGGCGAAGCTGATGGGGTTCGGTCCGTCCGTCGTGGAGCCCGCCCGCGCCACGCTGCACCGGTTCGGCAACACCTCCAGCAGCCTCGTCTTCTACGAGCTGGCATACTTCGAGGCCAAGCGCCGCGTCCGCGCCGGCGACCGCCTCTGGATGCTCGCCTTCGGCACCGGCTTCAAGGCCTGCAGCAACGTCTGGCGCGCCCTCCGCGACGCCGCACCCGACGCCGATAACCCCTGGAACGGCTGCGCGCACCGTTACCCGGCGGCCTTGCCCGTGCCGACCCCGCGCAGGGCGAACTACCAACCCCAGCAGCACGAgcagccaccaccgccgccgccgccgcagcagcaGTGA